A stretch of the Leopardus geoffroyi isolate Oge1 chromosome B2, O.geoffroyi_Oge1_pat1.0, whole genome shotgun sequence genome encodes the following:
- the LOC123609590 gene encoding class I histocompatibility antigen, Gogo-B*0101 alpha chain-like isoform X17, with protein MTRPRFTLLLVSDFRRSQSAAPRFRAIKFPHPPPETHICPQTPRVWFVMSRTLLLLLLGALAAPQTWAGSHSLRYFDTIVSRPGLGEPRFIAVGYVDDTQFVRFDSDAPNPREEPRAPWMEQVGPEYWDEQTRIAKNDEQISRVNLNTLLRYYNQSESGSHSIQRMHGCDIGPDGRLLRGYSQVSYDGKDYISLNKDLHSWTAADTAAQITRRKWEVAGEAEQYRNYLEDTCLEWLTKYLDMGKETLLRAESPNTRVTRHPISDREVTLRCWALGFYPAEITLTWQHDGEDHTQDTELVETRPAGDGTFQKWAAVAVPSGEEQRYTCHVQHEGLPEPITLRWGGKGPSYSHAAYDDSTQGSDSSLMAPKV; from the exons ATGACGCGGCCTCGGTTCACACTCCTATTAGTGTCCGATTTCCGGAGAAGCCAATCAGCGGCACCGCGGTTCCGGGCTATCAAGTTTCCGCACCCGCCTCCTGAGACTCACATTTGTCCCCAGACCCCGAGGGTGTGGTTCGTGATGTCCCGAACTCTGCTCCTGCTGCTGTTGGGGGCCCTGGCCGCGCCCCAGACCTGGGCGG GCTCCCACTCCCTGAGGTATTTCGATACCATCGTGTCCCGGCCCGGCCTCGGGGAGCCCCGCTTCATCGCCGTGGGCTACGTGGACGACACGCAGTTCGTGCGGTTCGACAGCGACGCCCCGAATCCCAGGGAAGAGCCGCGGGCGCCGTGGATGGAGCAGGTGGGGCCGGAGTATTGGGACGAGCAGACGCGGATCGCGAAGAACGACGAACAGATTTCCCGAGTGAACCTGAACACGTTGCTCCGCTACTACAACCAGAGCGAGTCCG GGTCACACAGCATCCAGAGAATGCATGGCTGTGACATCGGGCCTGATGGACGCCTCCTCCGCGGGTACAGTCAGGTGTCCTATGACGGCAAGGATTACATCTCCCTGAACAAGGACCTGCACTCCTGGACCGCAGCGGACACCGCGGCGCAGATCACACGCCGCAAGTGGGAGGTGGCCGGTGAGGCGGAGCAGTACAGGAACTACCTGGAGGACACGTGCCTGGAGTGGCTCACCAAATACCTGGACATGGGGAAGGAGACGCTGCTGCGCGCAG aaTCTCCCAACACACGGGTGACCCGCCACCCCATCTCTGACCGTGAGGTGACCCTgaggtgctgggccctgggcttcTACCCTGCGGAGATCACCCTGACCTGGCAGCATGATGGGGAGGACCACACCCAGGACACAGAGCTTGTGGAGACCAGGCCTGCGGGAGATGGGACCTTCCAGAAGTGGGCGGCTGTGGCGGTGCcttctggagaggagcagagatacACGTGCCATGTGCAGCACGAGGGGCTGCCCGAGCCCATCACCCTGAGATGGG GAGGAAAAGGACCAAGCTACTCTCATGCTGCAT ACGATGACAGTACCCAGGGCTCTGATTCGTCTCTCATGGCTCCTAAAG TTTGA
- the LOC123609590 gene encoding class I histocompatibility antigen, Gogo-B*0101 alpha chain-like isoform X16 yields the protein MTRPRFTLLLVSDFRRSQSAAPRFRAIKFPHPPPETHICPQTPRVWFVMSRTLLLLLLGALAAPQTWAGSHSLRYFDTIVSRPGLGEPRFIAVGYVDDTQFVRFDSDAPNPREEPRAPWMEQVGPEYWDEQTRIAKNDEQISRVNLNTLLRYYNQSESGSHSIQRMHGCDIGPDGRLLRGYSQVSYDGKDYISLNKDLHSWTAADTAAQITRRKWEVAGEAEQYRNYLEDTCLEWLTKYLDMGKETLLRAESPNTRVTRHPISDREVTLRCWALGFYPAEITLTWQHDGEDHTQDTELVETRPAGDGTFQKWAAVAVPSGEEQRYTCHVQHEGLPEPITLRWGGKGPSYSHAAYDDSTQGSDSSLMAPKV from the exons ATGACGCGGCCTCGGTTCACACTCCTATTAGTGTCCGATTTCCGGAGAAGCCAATCAGCGGCACCGCGGTTCCGGGCTATCAAGTTTCCGCACCCGCCTCCTGAGACTCACATTTGTCCCCAGACCCCGAGGGTGTGGTTCGTGATGTCCCGAACTCTGCTCCTGCTGCTGTTGGGGGCCCTGGCCGCGCCCCAGACCTGGGCGG GCTCCCACTCCCTGAGGTATTTCGATACCATCGTGTCCCGGCCCGGCCTCGGGGAGCCCCGCTTCATCGCCGTGGGCTACGTGGACGACACGCAGTTCGTGCGGTTCGACAGCGACGCCCCGAATCCCAGGGAAGAGCCGCGGGCGCCGTGGATGGAGCAGGTGGGGCCGGAGTATTGGGACGAGCAGACGCGGATCGCGAAGAACGACGAACAGATTTCCCGAGTGAACCTGAACACGTTGCTCCGCTACTACAACCAGAGCGAGTCCG GGTCACACAGCATCCAGAGAATGCATGGCTGTGACATCGGGCCTGATGGACGCCTCCTCCGCGGGTACAGTCAGGTGTCCTATGACGGCAAGGATTACATCTCCCTGAACAAGGACCTGCACTCCTGGACCGCAGCGGACACCGCGGCGCAGATCACACGCCGCAAGTGGGAGGTGGCCGGTGAGGCGGAGCAGTACAGGAACTACCTGGAGGACACGTGCCTGGAGTGGCTCACCAAATACCTGGACATGGGGAAGGAGACGCTGCTGCGCGCAG aaTCTCCCAACACACGGGTGACCCGCCACCCCATCTCTGACCGTGAGGTGACCCTgaggtgctgggccctgggcttcTACCCTGCGGAGATCACCCTGACCTGGCAGCATGATGGGGAGGACCACACCCAGGACACAGAGCTTGTGGAGACCAGGCCTGCGGGAGATGGGACCTTCCAGAAGTGGGCGGCTGTGGCGGTGCcttctggagaggagcagagatacACGTGCCATGTGCAGCACGAGGGGCTGCCCGAGCCCATCACCCTGAGATGGG GAGGAAAAGGACCAAGCTACTCTCATGCTGCAT ACGATGACAGTACCCAGGGCTCTGATTCGTCTCTCATGGCTCCTAAAG
- the LOC123609590 gene encoding class I histocompatibility antigen, Gogo-B*0101 alpha chain-like isoform X6 — MSRTLLLLLLGALAAPQTWAGSHSLRYFDTIVSRPGLGEPRFIAVGYVDDTQFVRFDSDAPNPREEPRAPWMEQVGPEYWDEQTRIAKNDEQISRVNLNTLLRYYNQSESGSHSIQRMHGCDIGPDGRLLRGYSQVSYDGKDYISLNKDLHSWTAADTAAQITRRKWEVAGEAEQYRNYLEDTCLEWLTKYLDMGKETLLRAESPNTRVTRHPISDREVTLRCWALGFYPAEITLTWQHDGEDHTQDTELVETRPAGDGTFQKWAAVAVPSGEEQRYTCHVQHEGLPEPITLRWEPSSQPSIPILGIIVAVVVLVVVIVVVGAVIWRKKFSGGKGPSYSHAAYDDSTQGSDSSLMAPKV, encoded by the exons ATGTCCCGAACTCTGCTCCTGCTGCTGTTGGGGGCCCTGGCCGCGCCCCAGACCTGGGCGG GCTCCCACTCCCTGAGGTATTTCGATACCATCGTGTCCCGGCCCGGCCTCGGGGAGCCCCGCTTCATCGCCGTGGGCTACGTGGACGACACGCAGTTCGTGCGGTTCGACAGCGACGCCCCGAATCCCAGGGAAGAGCCGCGGGCGCCGTGGATGGAGCAGGTGGGGCCGGAGTATTGGGACGAGCAGACGCGGATCGCGAAGAACGACGAACAGATTTCCCGAGTGAACCTGAACACGTTGCTCCGCTACTACAACCAGAGCGAGTCCG GGTCACACAGCATCCAGAGAATGCATGGCTGTGACATCGGGCCTGATGGACGCCTCCTCCGCGGGTACAGTCAGGTGTCCTATGACGGCAAGGATTACATCTCCCTGAACAAGGACCTGCACTCCTGGACCGCAGCGGACACCGCGGCGCAGATCACACGCCGCAAGTGGGAGGTGGCCGGTGAGGCGGAGCAGTACAGGAACTACCTGGAGGACACGTGCCTGGAGTGGCTCACCAAATACCTGGACATGGGGAAGGAGACGCTGCTGCGCGCAG aaTCTCCCAACACACGGGTGACCCGCCACCCCATCTCTGACCGTGAGGTGACCCTgaggtgctgggccctgggcttcTACCCTGCGGAGATCACCCTGACCTGGCAGCATGATGGGGAGGACCACACCCAGGACACAGAGCTTGTGGAGACCAGGCCTGCGGGAGATGGGACCTTCCAGAAGTGGGCGGCTGTGGCGGTGCcttctggagaggagcagagatacACGTGCCATGTGCAGCACGAGGGGCTGCCCGAGCCCATCACCCTGAGATGGG aACCATCCTCTCAGCCCTCCATCCCCATCCTGGGCATCATTGTTGCTGTGGTTGTCCTTGTGGTCGTCATTGTGGTGGTTGGAGCTGTGATCTGGAGGAAGAAGTTTTCAG GAGGAAAAGGACCAAGCTACTCTCATGCTGCAT ACGATGACAGTACCCAGGGCTCTGATTCGTCTCTCATGGCTCCTAAAG TTTGA
- the LOC123609590 gene encoding class I histocompatibility antigen, Gogo-B*0101 alpha chain-like isoform X13 — MSRTLLLLLLGALAAPQTWAGSHSLRYFDTIVSRPGLGEPRFIAVGYVDDTQFVRFDSDAPNPREEPRAPWMEQVGPEYWDEQTRIAKNDEQISRVNLNTLLRYYNQSESGSHSIQRMHGCDIGPDGRLLRGYSQVSYDGKDYISLNKDLHSWTAADTAAQITRRKWEVAGEAEQYRNYLEDTCLEWLTKYLDMGKETLLRAESPNTRVTRHPISDREVTLRCWALGFYPAEITLTWQHDGEDHTQDTELVETRPAGDGTFQKWAAVAVPSGEEQRYTCHVQHEGLPEPITLRWEPSSQPSIPILGIIVAVVVLVVVIVVVGAVIWRKKFSGGKGPSYSHAAYDDSTQGSDSSLMAPKV, encoded by the exons ATGTCCCGAACTCTGCTCCTGCTGCTGTTGGGGGCCCTGGCCGCGCCCCAGACCTGGGCGG GCTCCCACTCCCTGAGGTATTTCGATACCATCGTGTCCCGGCCCGGCCTCGGGGAGCCCCGCTTCATCGCCGTGGGCTACGTGGACGACACGCAGTTCGTGCGGTTCGACAGCGACGCCCCGAATCCCAGGGAAGAGCCGCGGGCGCCGTGGATGGAGCAGGTGGGGCCGGAGTATTGGGACGAGCAGACGCGGATCGCGAAGAACGACGAACAGATTTCCCGAGTGAACCTGAACACGTTGCTCCGCTACTACAACCAGAGCGAGTCCG GGTCACACAGCATCCAGAGAATGCATGGCTGTGACATCGGGCCTGATGGACGCCTCCTCCGCGGGTACAGTCAGGTGTCCTATGACGGCAAGGATTACATCTCCCTGAACAAGGACCTGCACTCCTGGACCGCAGCGGACACCGCGGCGCAGATCACACGCCGCAAGTGGGAGGTGGCCGGTGAGGCGGAGCAGTACAGGAACTACCTGGAGGACACGTGCCTGGAGTGGCTCACCAAATACCTGGACATGGGGAAGGAGACGCTGCTGCGCGCAG aaTCTCCCAACACACGGGTGACCCGCCACCCCATCTCTGACCGTGAGGTGACCCTgaggtgctgggccctgggcttcTACCCTGCGGAGATCACCCTGACCTGGCAGCATGATGGGGAGGACCACACCCAGGACACAGAGCTTGTGGAGACCAGGCCTGCGGGAGATGGGACCTTCCAGAAGTGGGCGGCTGTGGCGGTGCcttctggagaggagcagagatacACGTGCCATGTGCAGCACGAGGGGCTGCCCGAGCCCATCACCCTGAGATGGG aACCATCCTCTCAGCCCTCCATCCCCATCCTGGGCATCATTGTTGCTGTGGTTGTCCTTGTGGTCGTCATTGTGGTGGTTGGAGCTGTGATCTGGAGGAAGAAGTTTTCAG GAGGAAAAGGACCAAGCTACTCTCATGCTGCAT ACGATGACAGTACCCAGGGCTCTGATTCGTCTCTCATGGCTCCTAAAG